The segment gccaggcaggagcaaTCTATcccagagagcaggccaggcagGAGCAGTTGAGCCCAGAGACCAGGCATGCAGGAGTAATGGATCCCAGAACTGTCCTCCCGGCCCATCCCCCCACCCAGGGAAAACGGGGTCTGCACCCTGCACACAGTTGTGGCCCAGAGGAACGCGGATGGTGTCTACGCAACTGACTGTGAGTGCAGGGGGGGATTCTGGGACGTTCCAGAAAATTTCAGGACATTccatggggcaggggcagggggtgggggtgggactgtCTGTGCACAGCCCTGGGGGGGTCGCAGGTGACTTCAGGTGATATTCCAGGAAGAGAGCTTtgcagaatgttctagaatgttctacAATGTTCCAGAATGTCccagaatatttcagaaaattccCAGAATATCCCGGATTTGCTCTAGAATGTTCCACAGTCTTCCAGAAATGTCCCAGAGTGTTCTAGCATTTTCCAGATGTTTCCACAAATGGTCCATGATgcttttctggaatgttctagaacatTTCTGAATCtcctggaatgttctagaacatTTCGGAATCTTCCAATTTTGCACCAGATAATTCtaggatgttccagaatgttctacaCAATACCACAacgttctggaatgttctagataAAGCTTCTGGGATGTCCCAGCATGCCCCAGAATGTCCCAGCATGCTCCATAATGCCCTGAAATGTTCCACAATGTCCCAGCATGCCCTggcatgccccaaatgcccacctcttccCCACAGTTGAGGGCCAGAACTACTTCAAGTTCCTGGAGCAGGACAACGGCCACATTGTCTTCCTCGGCCAGAACGTAGGTGCTGATGGCACCGTCAGCCGCATCACCCTTGCCGCCGGTGAGCACCCTACACACACGCGTGTATACAGCCGGTACCCACTACAGAGAGAGCCTGCCCCCGACTGTATACATTTGGCACCCACTAGATAAAGTGAGCGTATACAATTGGCACTCCCAGACAGGGCGAgtgtatacagtcagcacctaCTAGATATCCAGATGGTTTTTGCTgaatgtatacagtcagcacTTACTAAGCAGAGCCATCCTGACCCCATCCTATCCTGGGTGCATTTGGTCAACTGTTCACAGCCGGTGCATACTGGAGAGAGAAAGCCATCatgaccctgactgtatacagtcagcacacacTAGCAGAGCCATCCTGACCCTGAGTGTAGACAGCACCAACCGCATGCTGCCCCAGGTGGGTCTGGCCAGCAGTATGCAGCCTAGGTGCATACAGTTGGCGCCAACCCCAGTGGTACACTGAGGGCACCAACTAGATGGAGGCACCCTGACTGCATATAGCTGATGCACACTAGACAGAGGCACCCTGAATGTATACAGTCGGTGCTGACCTTGTGCTGCCCTGGCATTAAGCAGTGGGTACCCACTAGACAGGGTAAGTGTATACAGTCAACACTGAACCTGGCGGTATGCAGTGGGCGCCAACTAGACAGGGTGAGTGTATACAGTCAGCATTCCCTGTAGCCTGGGACCAGGAGCTGAGTGACGAGCACCTGGCGCGGTTCACGGCGCTGACGGAGAAGACTGGGATCCCCAGGGAGAATGTGGATCGTGTGGCCGGCACGGGTGAGCCTGGGGTGTGGCCGGGGTGGAGGGGGTATGgccaggtgggagtgggggcgtGGCCATGGTGGGCATGGCTATAAgtcaggggcggggccggcaTGTGAGAGCTGTGTGGAGGGGGCATGGCTGGCACGTTCCAAGGGGCTCCAGAAAAATCCAGAATGTTCCAGGGAGTCCCAGAAAATTCCGGAACGTTCTGTGCAGCCCATGGGCCACCCTGTGCTGACTcagctgtgtctctctctccctgacagATACCTGTCCCCAGTGACACCAATGCCGAGGCCCCGGTGAGcagagccatggtgccagctggTCCCCGCGCCTCCCCAGGAGAGCATTCTGGACATTCCGGAATAtcccagaatgttctggaatgccCTAGATGTTCCCACCAAGGCCACAATTGCCCCCCAGTGGGCGGGGCCATGTTCTAGATTGTCCAGATTATTCTAGAATTCCCTGGAATATTCTAGATGCTCCCAACACGGCCACGGTCGCCCCAGTGGGTGTGGCCATGTTGCAGactgttccagaatgttctagaattctCTGGAATGTTCTTGAACATTATTTAACATTCCAAAACATCCCTTTTTTCTCCGTTTCCCCCCTCCCCGCAACAGAACAGCCGAGATACTCTCACCGACGTCTCCCTGCCCCTCGGACGCAATCGCCACTGGaagcttccagaatgttctggaatgttctagaatgtcctggaagcctctgtccccagctcaccctctctctgctcctctctctcacttACGCCATAAACTGCATTGCACACGACTGTGGGTTCTGTGgtctttctggaatgttccatggCTGGATCcccacatctggctcccagaatcccctgggagaagccaggaccccacttctggctcccagaaacccCTGGGACTCCTACTCCAGCACCGTCTTCCCCACCACCTGCGCCTTGTGGGGACACAGGTTTGGGGATCAGGACTGTCAATCACCATAGTCCCGCCTCTTTCTGGCTGCCAATCATGATAACCCCGCCCCATCTCTAGGCCCTGAGCTTCcaccaggggctccatccgggtccccaacaggtgcacagggctcccaggagctctaTCCGGGTCCCCAGGGATCTATCTGGGGCTCCAGAGGTCCCTAGGGatctatccaggtctccagggctccatctgggtcaccagGGGCTCCATCCGTGTCCCCAGCACGTGCTcatggctcccaggagctccatttctggtccagctggGACCTCAACAAAGCTGGGACAACCCAGTGGCCACCAGGCCAGGACCATGGGACAATCCGGGAACCGTGGGAAAACATGGTGCCCTGGCACCTCTGGGCTGTGGAGCCCAGATTCGGGGGAAGGGAGGGATCGCCCAGCCCCAGTGAGTGTCCCTAAGGGCGGagacccccgcccctcccccacccctggatctgggtctccagggctccatctgggtatctagcaggtgcacagggcttcatccgggttcccagcaggtgcccaggggccccaggagctccatttccgGTCCACCTGGGACCCCCGAAGCCTCCGGCCAGGACCGTGGGAACATGGCTAGG is part of the Oryctolagus cuniculus chromosome 16, mOryCun1.1, whole genome shotgun sequence genome and harbors:
- the LOC103347214 gene encoding female-specific lacrimal gland protein-like, with product MRTMMKALLLALVVGVACADVDPTQVSGPWRTVAIASDNPALTADGGPLRVLLRNIQCDEGCNALTITFFVRENGVCTLHTVVAQRNADGVYATDFEGQNYFKFLEQDNGHIVFLGQNVGADGTVSRITLAAAWDQELSDEHLARFTALTEKTGIPRENVDRVAGTDTCPQ